AGTGGCAGAAAAAATTTTGTCCCCTTGAAAGAAAACTCAACACCTTTTCGCGTGTAGTTTGGCTTAACGGATTTTGGCGAGACCATGTCAACGATGATGGAGGTGTCTCTTGCAGGGTGAAACACGCGAAGCAGGGGTTCGTCTTCATTAAGGACGATATGACGGTTTGGCTTGAAAGATTTTTCAAGGGAGTCCCTAAGACGAAGCTTCGCTTGAAGATAATTGCTGAACGATCCGTGTACTTCAATGTGTTCTTTTGCTATGTTTGTTACGACAAGTGTGTCTGGGTATGTAAAGAAATGCCTATACACAACGGTGCTTTCAGATGTCATCTCCAACACAGCATGCGTACAGCCCTTATTTTTCGCTTCACGCAAAAAACGCTGGATAAACCATCTGCCAGGAACACTCATATTGAATTTATTTGGAACAATTTCATCTCTTATTATAAAATGAATGCCGTTCATAAGCGCAACCCTAAGTCCTGATGCTTTAAGCAGTCTGTGTATCATCTCTGTTGTTGTTGTCTTGCCTTTAGTTCCTGTGACAATAATGACAGTAAGTTTTTTTGCAGGAAAGCCAAAACGAATTCCTGCGGTGACAGCGAGGAAGAAGTGATATGGTTTCCAAAAAAAATTAAACAAAGGTTTTGGTATTAACTTTCGGAAAAAATTGAGGCTGTTTGTAAGCCATCTTTCATCTTTTGTTTTCATCTTTTGTTGTTTAGTAGGGAGAGAGCCCTTTTTATTCTTTCAGAAACATCACCGCCTTCTTTACCTGTCTCAAGTTGTGCGCGTCTTGCTTCTGCTCTCTCATAACCAAGCGAAACAAGCGCCTCAATAACTTCTTCCTCTGTTTTGTTAAGAGGGGTAGACATATCTCCAATTTTGTTTTTCAACTCCAATGTTATTTTCTCAGACATTTTTTTTCTCACCCCAGAAAGTTCTGAAAATAATTCAGCATCTCCGACCGCTATGGCATCTGAGAGTTCTTTGGTCTCTGTGGTCGCGACAATAGACATCGCAGTTTTTGGACCGACACCCGACACCTGCAACAACATATCAAAAAATGCCCTGTCTTCCTTTTTACCAAAACCAAACAGGGTTATGTCATTGTCTTTAGCACAAGTTCTTATCCACAAAGAAATATCTTCGCCAACCTTCACGCCCAAAAAGACCTTTGTTGAGACAACGACCATATACCCAACACCCCCAACATCTATAGTTAAGTAAAATCCGTCTTTATTTATGACCTTTCCAAAGATGTGACCAATCATATTTTCTATGTATTTATTATATAACAGCAGAAAAGCCCTATAAAACACCACCCCCAAAACCAGAAATATAGAACTTGTTATATTTTCATTTACATATTATAGTGGGGAATACATATGCCAATCACAAAATCAGTAAAAAAGGCAATGCGTAGTTCGCTACGCAAAAGAGAATACAACCTAAATCGCACCCGTGCGATGCGTAAAGCCGTGAACGATGTAATAAAAAAAGCGCAGTCATCAGACAAAGCGGGCGCAATGGAAGCATACAAGGTCGCACAAAAAGCGATTGATAAAGCAGCGAAGGGTGGCGTGATAAAAAAGAACACAGCATCTCGCAAGAAGTCACGGCTTGTTAGGATGATCAAAAGCTCCTCGTAGTTCAACGGATAGAACACGGGCTTGCGGAGCCCGCGATACAGGTTCGATTCCTGTCGAGGAGGCTAATTAATTACCTATATTTAGGGCATGGAGTGTAAGTCCGACCGCAACGAATTTATGGGTTGCGCCAAGCAATAATTAATAAGGTATGGTATATTTAATATAAGTTCTATGACAAGAAAAAAGAAAATACTGATAACAATAATCGTCCTTGTAGTTTTAATTTTTGTTGCGCTTTTTGTTTTTGGCGGCAATGACAACAACAAAGAAACCACTGAAACAGCAAAGACAGAGAACTACCAAGAAACGATACTCGTTTCTGGGCGCATAGAGGCACTAAGAGATGTAACACTTTCTTTCAGAAGCACTTCTGGTATCGTCTCAAGAATCTATCGCAAAACAGGAGAAAAAGTCAAAAAAGGAACACTTCTCGCATCTCTTGATATAAAAGATTTAACAAGAAGAAGAAATGAACTTACCCATAGTTTAGAAGCGCAGGAGGCACGCCTTGCAAAACTAAGACGAGGTGCCACACAAGAAGAAAAGGAAGTCCAAGCGGCAAAGACCAACAGCACAAGACAAAGACTCGCAAATGCGATAAGAAGCGCAGATGCAAATGCGATACAAGATTTAATATCAATTGAATCATCTCTTCGTCTGAATATAGACAAGTGGTTTATAAATGTCACCTCTGACTCTCCACGGCTTTCAGTTTCTATCAGCGGAACCGCCAAACAAAACCTTGAAAATGGACGAAACAGAATGGGAAGCATCTTGCGAACAAACACCGACAATTTTTTGAACTCGCCAATACAAGACACCGAAAGTTCCGTTGAAAGATTACAAAAACTCATAGAAGACCTAAAATTAGCAGGCATTTTTGCAAACCAGGTCTTCGCTGAAATCAAAAGGGCAGAGGAAAGAGGTTCTTTGCCGATAGGCGCCTCAGACCCAATCTCTAATTTTGCAAAAGAAATATCAAGTTCCATAGGAAAAACAACGCAGAGCCTTAACAATGTTTTAGCAGAATCATCCGCACTAAAAACAGCAATCCTTGATGAAAAATCGCTCCTCGCTGGAACTTCGGAAGAAGACATCAGAGAACAGATAGCATTAGTAGAAAGAGCAAGGGAAGAGATAAACAGGATAGATGTTGATATAAGCCGCTCAAAAATTTTCGCTCCCTTTGACGGAGTCATAGGTGAAGTTTTTGTAAAAGAGGGCGAAGCAGCGATAGAAGACAGAGATGGAACAATCAGATTCATAAGCGACACATCTCTAAAAGTAGTCGTGGATGTTTCCGAGCTTGATATAAATTATTTTAATGAAGGAGAAGAAGTCCAAGCAGAAGTGGAAGCGATAGAAGAAAAATTTGGAGCAGTCATAAATAGTGTTAATGTCGTTGAAAAAGTAATTGATAATGTTCCGACATACAAAGTTGAATTTGCAATAACAGACCAAGACAGCCGCCTACGACCAGGTCTTTCAGTTGATATAGACATACCAACCAAAAATCACGAAAACATAGTAACAGTTCCAAACGGAGCGATAATGAGAAACGCCAACGGTGA
This DNA window, taken from Candidatus Campbellbacteria bacterium, encodes the following:
- a CDS encoding efflux RND transporter periplasmic adaptor subunit, which produces MTRKKKILITIIVLVVLIFVALFVFGGNDNNKETTETAKTENYQETILVSGRIEALRDVTLSFRSTSGIVSRIYRKTGEKVKKGTLLASLDIKDLTRRRNELTHSLEAQEARLAKLRRGATQEEKEVQAAKTNSTRQRLANAIRSADANAIQDLISIESSLRLNIDKWFINVTSDSPRLSVSISGTAKQNLENGRNRMGSILRTNTDNFLNSPIQDTESSVERLQKLIEDLKLAGIFANQVFAEIKRAEERGSLPIGASDPISNFAKEISSSIGKTTQSLNNVLAESSALKTAILDEKSLLAGTSEEDIREQIALVERAREEINRIDVDISRSKIFAPFDGVIGEVFVKEGEAAIEDRDGTIRFISDTSLKVVVDVSELDINYFNEGEEVQAEVEAIEEKFGAVINSVNVVEKVIDNVPTYKVEFAITDQDSRLRPGLSVDIDIPTKNHENIVTVPNGAIMRNANGDSTVTIIRTGETREQVVVETGVSTDRGTTEILSGVNEGDRVVVLMP
- the ruvA gene encoding Holliday junction branch migration protein RuvA — translated: MIGHIFGKVINKDGFYLTIDVGGVGYMVVVSTKVFLGVKVGEDISLWIRTCAKDNDITLFGFGKKEDRAFFDMLLQVSGVGPKTAMSIVATTETKELSDAIAVGDAELFSELSGVRKKMSEKITLELKNKIGDMSTPLNKTEEEVIEALVSLGYERAEARRAQLETGKEGGDVSERIKRALSLLNNKR
- the rpsT gene encoding 30S ribosomal protein S20 encodes the protein MPITKSVKKAMRSSLRKREYNLNRTRAMRKAVNDVIKKAQSSDKAGAMEAYKVAQKAIDKAAKGGVIKKNTASRKKSRLVRMIKSSS
- the murE gene encoding UDP-N-acetylmuramyl-tripeptide synthetase yields the protein MKTKDERWLTNSLNFFRKLIPKPLFNFFWKPYHFFLAVTAGIRFGFPAKKLTVIIVTGTKGKTTTTEMIHRLLKASGLRVALMNGIHFIIRDEIVPNKFNMSVPGRWFIQRFLREAKNKGCTHAVLEMTSESTVVYRHFFTYPDTLVVTNIAKEHIEVHGSFSNYLQAKLRLRDSLEKSFKPNRHIVLNEDEPLLRVFHPARDTSIIVDMVSPKSVKPNYTRKGVEFSFKGTKFFLPLFGRGHFENALFALTAAYNYGVHSELAKEVVKKMDCIRGRMEKVSALPVPFDVYIDYAHTKESMEQLFQAFPKKKLIAVFGMTGGGRDKWKRRICGELADKYCHFTFLTEDDPYEEPVEDIMNDIDEGIKNKKKRAMIANREKAIHEAVKMAFDTPRAAVLIIGYGSQSYCVRNNVKIPCNDKEITRTAVFKIKKARDKK